In Dysgonomonadaceae bacterium zrk40, one genomic interval encodes:
- a CDS encoding glycoside hydrolase family 88 protein: MIKLHRLFISLFCLTLLVGCNNGNTAASTTPEKEEVLDALRLANDYFMNKWSDPGQPIPYPTRNKEYESNLWTRAYYYEGLIDLWKIDPQQRYLDYALEWGNKHEWGLRNSAEGWMTRNADNQCAGQAYLFLYEQDPAKPTHYIENIKRSVDSMMVTNKIDDWNWIDAIQMAMPIFAQLGNITGDTAYYNRAYDMYMYSKLQHGENGLYNPEDQLWWRDADFDPPYTEPNGEDCYWSRGNGWVVVAMARMLDLLPQDEPHRIEYETMLVEMSEALKKVQREDGYWNVSLHDPDNYGGKELTGTSMFIYGMAYGVNNGLLDRAEYAPVIYKAWNALVSESLHPNGFLGYVQGTGKEPKEAQPVTYEREPDFDDYGLGAFLMAGAEIYKML, encoded by the coding sequence ATGATAAAATTGCACAGACTGTTTATTTCGTTGTTCTGCCTCACACTTCTGGTGGGGTGTAACAATGGTAACACCGCCGCATCAACCACTCCTGAAAAAGAGGAGGTATTGGATGCACTGAGACTGGCCAACGATTATTTCATGAACAAGTGGAGCGATCCCGGTCAACCGATTCCCTATCCCACCCGTAACAAAGAGTATGAATCGAATCTGTGGACACGGGCTTACTATTACGAAGGACTGATCGATCTCTGGAAGATCGATCCCCAGCAGCGCTATCTCGACTATGCCCTGGAATGGGGAAACAAGCATGAGTGGGGCCTGCGAAACTCAGCTGAGGGGTGGATGACCCGTAATGCTGACAACCAGTGTGCCGGCCAGGCATATCTCTTCCTTTACGAGCAGGATCCCGCTAAGCCGACTCACTATATTGAAAACATCAAAAGATCGGTTGACTCGATGATGGTTACCAATAAGATCGATGACTGGAACTGGATCGACGCCATTCAGATGGCGATGCCCATCTTTGCACAGCTGGGCAATATCACAGGCGATACGGCCTATTACAACCGGGCCTACGACATGTACATGTACAGCAAGCTGCAACATGGTGAGAATGGTCTTTACAACCCGGAAGACCAGCTTTGGTGGAGAGATGCCGACTTTGATCCTCCCTATACCGAACCGAACGGTGAAGACTGTTACTGGTCGCGCGGCAACGGATGGGTGGTGGTAGCAATGGCACGCATGCTGGATCTCCTGCCGCAGGATGAACCGCATCGGATTGAGTATGAAACCATGCTCGTAGAGATGAGTGAAGCACTCAAAAAAGTTCAGCGGGAAGATGGCTACTGGAATGTCAGCCTGCATGATCCGGATAACTACGGAGGCAAGGAACTTACCGGCACCTCTATGTTCATCTACGGAATGGCCTACGGTGTGAACAACGGACTGCTCGACAGGGCTGAATATGCACCGGTTATTTACAAGGCATGGAATGCCTTGGTAAGTGAAAGTTTGCATCCCAACGGTTTTCTGGGATATGTACAGGGAACGGGTAAAGAGCCCAAAGAGGCACAGCCGGTCACCTATGAGCGGGAACCCGATTTCGACGATTACGGGCTGGGCGCGTTCCTGATGGCAGGAGCTGAGATCTATAAAATGCTCTGA
- a CDS encoding silent information regulator protein Sir2: MKHFLFTALLVLVSVVGTIAQDLRERHYYYEILTPSHEPKPPVDGYAGERVTENLNRGLQAALTADGKGVYLNWRLLRSDTEGITFNVFRSVNGKKKKLNRKPISLTTDFTDNAPSEGKASYWIESVEVKKRSQSEKIEVDFSGLQSPGYRSISLKNGVTAGKVAVADLNGDGNYDFIIRHPNSNVDPGVANPNDGTTYKIEAYLSDGTWLWTKDLGLGTEPGVWYSPFIAYDFDGDGKAEIALKTTGDDYLKNESGRIYGGSEYLTILDGMTGKELAKAEWPERNFRYGNVNRQNRNQIGMAYLDGKTPSIVAARGTYKLMVVDAWQFHDGKLERQWRWDGDEENPVVRSQGAHNMVSGDVDGDGRDEILLGSCMLDDNGTLLWSSGLGHPDKAYLTDIDPRRPGMEVFLAIEPFEETGFGVSMLDAATGERVWGIGHKTFHVGDGMVADIDPSTPGLECFASEDRKGGSTDKYLLSSDGQRLASNDDVPPCRNWIWWDAGNIRQTFFGDDNRWGSDSRSGAKGQQIGYWKGEKIAHEIHGDIIMIADLMGDWREEVVTSLPGELRIYHTPIPAADRKITLMQDPIYRSYVLQRSQGYPQAPVPGWYLGD, translated from the coding sequence ATGAAACATTTTCTTTTTACAGCGTTGCTGGTCCTAGTGTCGGTCGTCGGCACCATTGCACAGGATTTGAGAGAACGACACTATTACTATGAGATCCTCACCCCCTCACATGAACCTAAACCTCCCGTGGATGGCTATGCCGGCGAACGGGTAACTGAAAACTTGAACAGGGGATTACAGGCAGCTCTGACTGCTGACGGGAAAGGAGTGTATCTTAACTGGCGTCTGCTGCGATCGGATACAGAGGGAATCACATTCAATGTTTTTCGTTCGGTGAATGGCAAAAAGAAAAAACTCAACAGAAAGCCAATCTCTCTCACGACTGACTTTACCGACAATGCTCCGTCAGAAGGAAAAGCATCTTACTGGATTGAAAGTGTGGAAGTGAAGAAAAGATCTCAATCTGAAAAGATTGAGGTTGACTTCTCCGGGTTGCAATCACCCGGTTACAGAAGCATCAGCCTCAAAAATGGTGTCACAGCCGGCAAAGTGGCAGTTGCCGATTTGAACGGAGATGGCAACTACGACTTTATCATTCGTCATCCCAACAGCAACGTGGATCCCGGGGTGGCCAATCCCAATGATGGAACCACCTACAAGATCGAGGCCTACCTGAGTGACGGTACCTGGCTTTGGACAAAGGACCTGGGTCTGGGAACTGAACCGGGAGTGTGGTATTCCCCTTTCATAGCCTATGATTTTGATGGCGACGGAAAAGCAGAGATTGCACTCAAAACAACGGGAGATGACTACCTGAAAAATGAAAGTGGTCGCATTTACGGAGGCAGTGAATATCTCACCATACTGGATGGCATGACCGGCAAGGAGCTGGCAAAAGCGGAATGGCCTGAGCGTAATTTCCGTTACGGCAACGTCAACAGACAAAACCGGAACCAGATAGGGATGGCTTACCTGGATGGCAAGACACCTTCCATCGTGGCTGCAAGAGGCACCTATAAACTGATGGTAGTGGATGCCTGGCAGTTTCATGATGGTAAGCTGGAAAGACAATGGCGCTGGGATGGTGATGAGGAGAACCCTGTTGTTCGAAGCCAGGGAGCCCACAACATGGTGAGCGGCGATGTGGATGGTGATGGCAGGGATGAGATCCTTCTAGGCTCCTGCATGCTGGATGACAACGGCACACTGCTCTGGTCTTCCGGTTTGGGACATCCCGACAAGGCCTATCTTACCGATATCGACCCCCGGAGACCCGGCATGGAGGTCTTCCTTGCCATCGAACCATTTGAGGAGACCGGTTTCGGTGTCTCCATGCTCGATGCCGCAACAGGTGAACGGGTATGGGGTATCGGTCACAAGACGTTTCATGTGGGAGACGGCATGGTAGCCGACATCGACCCGTCAACACCAGGATTGGAGTGCTTTGCCAGCGAGGATCGCAAGGGTGGTTCTACCGACAAATATCTGCTCAGCTCCGACGGTCAACGACTCGCCTCAAACGACGATGTACCCCCCTGTCGCAACTGGATATGGTGGGATGCAGGCAACATCAGACAGACATTTTTCGGAGATGACAATCGATGGGGTTCCGACTCACGATCTGGAGCAAAAGGACAACAGATCGGATACTGGAAAGGAGAGAAGATAGCGCATGAAATTCATGGGGATATCATCATGATTGCCGACCTTATGGGCGACTGGCGCGAAGAGGTGGTCACCTCGCTGCCGGGAGAGCTACGCATCTATCATACCCCGATTCCGGCTGCTGACAGAAAGATCACCCTGATGCAGGATCCCATTTACAGGAGCTATGTATTGCAACGCTCACAGGGCTATCCGCAAGCACCTGTTCCGGGATGGTACCTGGGAGATTAA
- a CDS encoding RagB/SusD family nutrient uptake outer membrane protein, with protein sequence MKYLYNKLLIGAIILSSVGLWSCGDDFLYEENTTAYTTQYFETEEGLTALATSLYGNIRWHFGYEWAYGITLYGTDEFTNGADLTSEPWNTYDSRLNASNATVETGAANKNCPPVDGLWNQMYFGISSANMIIAKGDKISNEEIRNKCMGEAYFLRGYNYYRLFAQYGGVVLQTEPVAGVVRNFNRASEEETMAQIISDFENAYKLLPTDNWRGMGTWTKYAAAHFWAKALLFRASERNSAWNAAYVDADLTKCISLADEVIAARPLANDYWDLYARWTGVDNPNEGLPEILMSAQHNADSSTKGRFGNRTHSYFSPQFNTFSGGWVSRGAHIGSQDFQRCRPTEYNYSTYDNVNDARLWKSFKTVYGVNNIRDNNLNQSFGEHAVELGDQGIIFILNKKDDSRFDGEPYGKFGRPNAGGTFINPETNKWVPNAFPLYLEGEYVLPNYNSNGDASKSNVFAGLNKTQDGTRTAEGGDGYRDVTMARTGETYLIKAEAQVRQNKFAEAISTVNQLRARAQWKAGEDRELYVDATIAFPMSNSLYSPSTNFSKNGKTDNYVNWFANSHPGYNDGALKDAAGNVYLTKNTYYLSTGIAKTTAASSLQISGPASLPEEDEAILTKLGASSQYDRMLNFIFNERTRELNGEWNRWEELSRAGLLVKRARAFNPQAAPNIQEKHQLRPIPQTFIDGLTQDDGSPLTDEQKASFQNPGW encoded by the coding sequence ATGAAATATTTATACAACAAATTACTGATCGGAGCAATCATCCTGTCATCCGTCGGTCTTTGGTCCTGTGGTGATGACTTTCTCTATGAGGAAAATACCACGGCCTACACGACACAATATTTTGAAACGGAAGAGGGCCTTACGGCACTGGCTACCTCCCTCTACGGCAACATCCGCTGGCATTTCGGCTATGAATGGGCTTACGGCATCACACTCTACGGTACCGATGAATTCACCAATGGCGCCGACCTAACCAGTGAACCCTGGAACACCTACGACAGTCGTCTCAACGCATCCAATGCTACCGTCGAAACCGGTGCTGCAAATAAAAACTGCCCACCGGTAGATGGTTTGTGGAATCAGATGTATTTCGGCATCTCATCAGCCAACATGATCATTGCAAAAGGAGATAAAATCAGCAATGAGGAGATTCGTAACAAATGCATGGGTGAAGCCTATTTCCTTCGCGGATATAACTACTACCGCCTCTTTGCTCAATATGGAGGGGTTGTGCTTCAAACCGAACCGGTGGCGGGCGTTGTGCGCAACTTCAACCGTGCCAGTGAAGAGGAGACGATGGCACAGATCATCTCCGATTTTGAAAATGCTTACAAGCTGTTGCCAACAGACAACTGGCGTGGAATGGGTACCTGGACCAAATATGCGGCTGCCCATTTCTGGGCCAAAGCACTTTTGTTCCGCGCTTCTGAACGAAACAGTGCATGGAACGCTGCCTATGTTGATGCCGACCTGACCAAGTGCATCTCCCTTGCCGATGAAGTGATTGCAGCCCGTCCGCTAGCCAATGACTACTGGGATCTTTATGCACGTTGGACAGGTGTGGATAACCCCAACGAGGGATTACCCGAGATACTGATGTCGGCACAACACAACGCTGATTCATCAACCAAAGGTCGTTTCGGAAACCGCACGCACTCTTATTTCTCGCCGCAGTTCAACACTTTCAGTGGTGGTTGGGTAAGTCGCGGAGCACACATCGGAAGTCAGGATTTTCAGCGTTGTCGCCCCACGGAGTACAACTACTCCACCTACGACAATGTGAATGATGCCCGTCTGTGGAAATCGTTCAAGACGGTTTACGGAGTCAACAACATCAGGGATAACAACCTGAACCAGTCGTTTGGCGAACATGCGGTTGAACTGGGTGACCAGGGTATCATTTTCATCCTGAACAAAAAGGATGACTCACGTTTCGATGGGGAGCCCTACGGCAAGTTTGGACGTCCCAACGCCGGCGGTACTTTTATCAATCCGGAGACCAATAAGTGGGTACCCAATGCATTCCCGCTCTACCTGGAAGGTGAATATGTGTTGCCCAATTACAACAGCAATGGTGATGCCAGCAAATCGAATGTATTTGCCGGATTGAATAAGACCCAGGATGGTACCCGTACGGCAGAGGGTGGAGACGGTTACCGCGACGTGACCATGGCCCGCACCGGTGAGACTTATCTCATCAAGGCAGAAGCACAGGTAAGGCAGAACAAATTTGCTGAGGCCATTTCAACTGTCAACCAATTGCGGGCCCGTGCCCAGTGGAAAGCCGGAGAAGACCGCGAACTCTATGTGGATGCAACCATTGCGTTTCCCATGAGCAACTCGCTTTACTCCCCCTCCACCAATTTCAGCAAGAACGGGAAGACTGATAACTATGTCAATTGGTTTGCAAACTCACATCCCGGTTACAACGACGGGGCATTGAAGGATGCCGCGGGCAATGTCTACCTGACAAAGAACACCTATTACCTCTCAACAGGAATTGCAAAGACAACAGCTGCCTCCTCACTCCAGATCAGTGGACCTGCCAGCCTGCCGGAGGAAGACGAAGCGATTCTCACCAAACTGGGTGCTTCCAGTCAATACGACCGTATGCTGAACTTCATTTTCAACGAACGCACACGTGAGTTGAACGGAGAATGGAACCGCTGGGAAGAGCTTAGTCGTGCCGGTTTGCTGGTAAAACGTGCCCGGGCATTCAATCCACAGGCTGCTCCCAACATCCAGGAAAAGCATCAGCTTCGTCCTATCCCCCAAACCTTTATCGATGGTTTGACACAAGACGATGGCTCACCGTTGACTGATGAACAGAAAGCATCGTTCCAGAATCCGGGCTGGTAA
- a CDS encoding TonB-dependent receptor, with the protein MLLICLAIFSLSSIAQNITVRGTITDTSGETLIGVTVHIQGTTVGTVTDADGNFMIPAIPPNAVLEVSYVGMTSQDVPVNGRTVINIVMQEDSELLEEVVVVGYGTMRKSDVTGAVAVVSAEELSTKPVANAFEALQGKVAGVDITSSQRPGELGSVRIRGNRSLNATNAPLYVVDGVVLSSGGIESINPRDIESINVLKDASSTAIYGSRGANGVILVTTKRGKAGSLQLNYSGTFTFENIHDLAPAMNANEYITWRRWAHHNANPTAYTPGNQPSKAQDETFFSALDETAYNNVMRGWSGSSWDGSKVLNTDWTELVTQTGITQEHTISAGGGTEQIKSFFSLGYLKQEGTQIGQSYDRYNATMSTDITPTKWFTMGGSVNASWSNQSYGFSRTGQSTSSGPTEIYAAAKQIFNVAEPYDANGEIILTPGNLNGVYTVIDEWEKSDEKRQTLRALGSFYTNLDFGGIWNTLEGLSFKTNFGPDFRYYRRGVYIDKSSAVRQGGTSYAAWNYDRRFSWVLDNILTYRKTMDAHKFDITLLQSASRYDSESASMSEQNVPKASYKWNNMGAVDITSTDAKASMGTGLTQTQLASYMGRLNYSYMDRYLITVSGRYDGSSVLSEGHKWAFFPSAALGWRLDQEQFMQDLSWLDQFKLRLGMGTTGNSAIGAYETLGSIRSFYVPFGGVGNVLAYGTNEPYYFSGTTLMANPALEWEKTTQWNVGLDFSFFRGRIGGTIDLYKSNTNDLLMEMTIPTLTGYNSTMANVGKTKNRGIDVGLNFIPVQTADFSWNSSLNFAWQKDEIVELANGKNDMVDNSWFIGESISVFYGYENAGLWQAGDEAEMAKFNEKGENFTAGSVRPVDQNGDYVIDSDDRVVMGNRNPRITAGWSNSFNYRGLELSVELYGRMNYLVSTGGEVQNGIPNQRMIDYWTPENTGAEWQKPVYTGTPGVGGDAYSSLIGFKKASFIKFRNISLGYYLPENICKPLGISNLKLFTQLRNPGTLYSSVDFLDLDLGTSTYYNRGITVGVEIGF; encoded by the coding sequence ATCTTGCTGATTTGTTTGGCAATATTTTCTCTGAGTAGCATTGCTCAGAACATTACCGTCAGAGGGACGATCACGGACACCTCCGGTGAAACGCTGATTGGTGTGACGGTTCATATTCAGGGAACAACGGTAGGTACCGTTACCGACGCAGATGGAAATTTCATGATCCCTGCTATTCCACCCAATGCAGTCTTGGAAGTATCATATGTGGGAATGACTTCACAAGATGTACCGGTTAATGGCAGAACAGTGATCAACATTGTGATGCAAGAAGACTCTGAGCTTCTGGAAGAAGTTGTGGTTGTGGGATACGGCACCATGCGCAAAAGTGACGTAACCGGCGCCGTGGCAGTCGTTTCAGCCGAAGAACTCTCTACAAAACCGGTTGCAAATGCCTTTGAAGCCCTTCAGGGTAAAGTTGCCGGAGTGGATATCACTTCTTCCCAGAGACCCGGTGAATTAGGATCGGTGCGCATCCGTGGAAATCGCTCACTGAATGCAACCAATGCTCCATTGTATGTGGTAGATGGTGTTGTGTTGAGCTCCGGTGGCATTGAAAGCATCAACCCGCGTGACATCGAAAGCATCAACGTGTTGAAAGATGCCTCCTCAACGGCCATCTATGGATCACGTGGTGCCAATGGTGTAATCCTTGTCACCACCAAGCGCGGTAAGGCAGGGTCACTGCAACTGAATTATTCCGGCACATTCACTTTTGAGAACATTCACGATCTCGCTCCGGCAATGAATGCCAACGAATACATCACCTGGCGCAGGTGGGCCCATCACAATGCGAACCCCACAGCCTATACACCTGGCAATCAACCTTCCAAGGCACAGGACGAAACCTTCTTCAGTGCTTTGGATGAGACTGCTTATAACAATGTGATGCGCGGATGGTCCGGTAGTAGTTGGGACGGATCCAAAGTACTCAACACCGACTGGACCGAACTGGTTACGCAAACCGGTATCACACAGGAACACACCATCAGTGCCGGCGGGGGTACCGAACAGATCAAATCGTTCTTCTCGCTGGGTTATCTCAAACAGGAAGGAACACAGATTGGTCAATCATACGATCGCTACAATGCCACCATGTCTACCGACATCACTCCAACCAAATGGTTCACCATGGGAGGATCGGTCAATGCTTCATGGAGCAACCAGAGCTATGGTTTTTCCCGCACCGGTCAGTCCACCAGCTCAGGACCAACCGAGATCTATGCTGCAGCCAAGCAGATATTCAATGTGGCAGAACCTTACGATGCGAACGGTGAGATCATTCTCACCCCCGGCAACCTCAACGGTGTTTATACTGTGATTGATGAGTGGGAAAAATCAGATGAAAAGAGACAAACACTGCGTGCCTTGGGTAGCTTTTACACCAATCTCGACTTTGGTGGCATCTGGAACACCCTGGAAGGATTAAGCTTCAAAACAAACTTCGGCCCTGACTTCAGATACTATCGCCGGGGTGTGTACATTGACAAGAGTTCGGCTGTGCGTCAGGGTGGTACCAGTTATGCAGCATGGAACTACGACCGCAGGTTCTCCTGGGTGCTCGACAACATACTCACCTATCGCAAAACAATGGATGCCCACAAGTTTGATATCACCCTGCTGCAATCGGCTTCCAGATATGATTCTGAGAGTGCGAGCATGAGTGAACAGAATGTCCCGAAAGCAAGCTACAAATGGAACAACATGGGTGCGGTGGACATCACCAGCACCGATGCCAAAGCATCGATGGGTACAGGATTGACACAAACACAACTGGCTTCCTATATGGGTCGCCTGAACTACTCCTACATGGATCGCTATCTGATCACCGTATCGGGTCGCTACGACGGTTCTTCAGTTCTCTCCGAAGGCCATAAGTGGGCCTTCTTCCCCAGTGCTGCACTGGGATGGCGACTGGATCAGGAACAGTTCATGCAGGATCTCTCATGGCTTGATCAGTTTAAGCTGCGCCTTGGGATGGGTACAACCGGTAACTCCGCTATCGGAGCCTACGAAACACTGGGAAGCATCCGTTCATTTTACGTACCATTTGGCGGTGTGGGCAACGTGCTGGCATACGGCACCAACGAACCCTACTACTTCTCAGGTACCACGCTGATGGCCAATCCCGCCCTTGAGTGGGAGAAAACAACGCAATGGAATGTAGGTCTTGACTTCTCCTTCTTCAGGGGACGCATCGGTGGTACTATCGATCTCTACAAATCAAATACCAATGATTTGCTGATGGAGATGACCATTCCCACGCTTACCGGCTACAACAGCACCATGGCCAATGTAGGCAAAACAAAGAACCGCGGAATTGACGTAGGTCTAAATTTCATCCCGGTTCAAACCGCTGATTTTAGCTGGAACTCATCGCTTAACTTTGCCTGGCAGAAAGATGAAATCGTAGAGCTGGCCAACGGTAAGAACGATATGGTTGACAACTCATGGTTCATTGGCGAATCGATCAGTGTGTTCTACGGCTATGAGAATGCCGGTTTATGGCAGGCTGGCGATGAAGCTGAGATGGCCAAATTCAATGAAAAGGGTGAGAATTTCACTGCAGGCAGCGTGAGACCGGTAGACCAGAATGGTGACTATGTGATAGACAGCGATGACCGCGTAGTAATGGGCAACCGCAACCCCCGTATCACTGCCGGCTGGAGCAACAGTTTCAACTACAGGGGACTGGAGTTGAGTGTTGAACTGTACGGTCGCATGAATTACCTCGTATCAACAGGTGGTGAGGTGCAGAATGGCATCCCCAACCAGCGGATGATCGATTACTGGACTCCCGAGAATACCGGTGCCGAGTGGCAGAAACCGGTTTACACCGGCACTCCGGGTGTGGGTGGCGACGCCTATTCAAGTCTGATAGGTTTCAAGAAAGCATCGTTCATCAAATTCAGGAACATCTCCCTTGGTTATTATCTACCTGAGAATATCTGCAAGCCTCTTGGAATCAGCAACCTGAAGTTATTCACTCAGTTACGCAATCCGGGGACGCTCTACTCGTCGGTCGATTTCCTTGACCTGGACCTTGGTACCTCTACATACTACAACAGAGGAATCACTGTTGGTGTGGAGATAGGATTTTAA
- a CDS encoding IS4 family transposase: protein MLSRKYIFAQLIEFLPQKYFQRLVMKYEGDKYVKHFSCWNQLLVMMFGQLSNRNSLRDLTNTVSAHSNKSYHLGFGKSITRSNLSKANEKRDPKIFEDFAYHMIGIARKKRIVKDFEIEGKVYAFDSTTIDLCLSVFWWAKFRKTKAGIKLHTLFDIETHIPAFVHITPAKVHDMNAMDNIPYETGAYYVFDRGYFDLKRLNHITQIESYFVIREKSRLQYEVIKNQNTNHNANGILADQIIKLTGYASSGKYPGELRRIVYYAESLNHTYVYLTNNIESPAYQIALLYKYRWHVELFFKWIKQHLEIKSFWGTTEGAVRIQIFTAIIAYCMVAIVEHDLHLNRSTYEVLRVLSASLLDKTPVRDIFFKETNMDEHDSQLKLNFF from the coding sequence ATGCTTAGTCGCAAATACATTTTCGCTCAACTTATCGAGTTTCTCCCTCAGAAGTATTTTCAAAGACTTGTTATGAAATACGAAGGCGATAAATACGTAAAACATTTCAGCTGTTGGAATCAGTTGCTTGTTATGATGTTCGGTCAGTTGTCTAACCGAAACAGTCTTCGTGACTTGACAAATACTGTTTCTGCACATTCCAACAAGTCTTACCATCTTGGCTTTGGCAAAAGTATTACCAGAAGCAATCTTTCTAAAGCCAACGAAAAAAGAGATCCTAAAATATTTGAAGACTTTGCATATCATATGATTGGCATTGCTCGAAAGAAAAGGATAGTCAAAGATTTTGAAATTGAAGGGAAAGTGTATGCTTTTGATTCCACAACAATCGACTTGTGTCTGAGTGTCTTTTGGTGGGCAAAGTTCCGTAAAACCAAAGCAGGAATCAAACTCCACACTTTGTTCGATATTGAAACCCATATCCCTGCTTTTGTGCATATAACTCCTGCCAAAGTTCATGATATGAATGCAATGGATAATATCCCATATGAAACGGGTGCATATTATGTCTTTGACAGAGGTTATTTTGATTTGAAACGACTTAATCATATTACGCAAATAGAATCTTATTTTGTTATACGTGAGAAAAGCCGTTTGCAGTATGAGGTAATTAAGAATCAGAATACAAACCATAATGCTAATGGTATACTGGCCGATCAAATAATAAAACTTACCGGTTATGCTTCTTCCGGAAAGTATCCGGGAGAACTTCGCAGGATTGTTTACTATGCTGAATCTCTGAATCATACATATGTTTACTTGACAAATAACATTGAATCCCCCGCCTATCAAATTGCCTTGCTTTATAAGTACAGGTGGCATGTAGAGCTGTTCTTTAAATGGATTAAGCAGCATCTTGAGATTAAATCCTTTTGGGGTACAACAGAAGGAGCTGTTAGAATCCAGATATTTACAGCTATTATAGCCTATTGTATGGTAGCCATTGTTGAGCATGATCTTCATCTTAATAGAAGTACTTACGAAGTCTTGAGAGTCTTGAGTGCTTCGTTGTTGGATAAAACTCCTGTCAGGGATATTTTCTTTAAAGAGACTAATATGGATGAACATGATAGTCAATTAAAACTTAATTTTTTTTAG
- a CDS encoding transposase, with protein sequence MPIYKSNSILSEISVFFKKDDSNSALFTLTDMLKGFNMSEKVLFGSRSKCNSKYSLLQVLELLIMFPCFMIKNPYNYCRSSLSGFFGCEKDVFYRFVNNEIYDWRKILYHFTLQIWNKVRVRSDHKHQTVCLMVDDTDFPKTGRRIENIGRVYSHLGHKTILGFKSLFLGITDGKSQFILDFAILGEKGRKNNFSMSDKELESRFTKDRDEASPVVTRAKEYGESKIQLMITMIKRAIRKGIRFDYLLADSWFTCSEVIRFIRARHIKCHYLGMIKIGKKGVTRYGFEGKELTARALINLLEARGEARRSRKLGCQYITADVRFAGTDVRLYFVKRKKESWNGIMTTNLSLEFLEAYRIYAMRWSLEVFFKETKGLLGMGKCQSRNFAAQLAATTITALQYNLLSLAKRFTSYETIGGIFRDVQHSGMELSVTERIWGIILEMVKIMTGIFSIEEEEIFDAIINKSDNLAHFINFYELKSAS encoded by the coding sequence ATGCCGATATACAAAAGTAACTCCATTTTATCAGAAATCAGCGTTTTTTTCAAGAAAGATGATTCAAACAGTGCCCTTTTTACCCTGACGGATATGCTAAAAGGTTTCAACATGTCGGAGAAGGTCCTCTTCGGGAGCAGGAGCAAATGCAACAGCAAGTATTCCCTGCTGCAGGTGCTCGAGTTGCTGATTATGTTCCCTTGTTTCATGATCAAGAATCCTTACAATTATTGTCGATCATCCCTAAGCGGCTTCTTTGGCTGCGAAAAGGATGTTTTCTACCGTTTTGTGAACAACGAAATTTATGATTGGCGCAAGATACTCTACCACTTCACCCTTCAAATATGGAACAAGGTTCGCGTGAGAAGTGACCACAAGCATCAAACTGTTTGCCTGATGGTGGACGATACCGACTTTCCCAAAACGGGAAGGCGTATTGAAAACATCGGTAGGGTCTATTCCCACCTGGGACACAAGACGATCCTTGGTTTCAAATCTCTCTTTCTGGGCATCACGGATGGCAAGAGCCAGTTCATCCTCGACTTCGCCATCCTCGGGGAGAAGGGCAGGAAGAACAACTTCAGCATGAGCGACAAGGAGCTCGAATCGCGGTTTACCAAGGATAGAGATGAAGCGTCCCCCGTTGTAACGCGGGCAAAAGAGTACGGGGAGAGCAAGATCCAGTTGATGATAACCATGATAAAGCGAGCCATTAGAAAGGGCATCCGCTTTGACTACCTGCTTGCCGACAGCTGGTTCACCTGCTCGGAGGTGATTCGATTCATACGTGCCCGGCACATAAAGTGCCATTACCTGGGTATGATCAAGATCGGGAAGAAGGGAGTTACCAGGTACGGTTTTGAAGGGAAGGAACTCACCGCCCGGGCACTGATCAATCTGCTTGAAGCCAGGGGTGAAGCCAGAAGGAGCCGCAAGCTTGGTTGTCAGTATATTACCGCTGACGTTCGCTTTGCGGGCACAGATGTACGTCTCTATTTTGTGAAGAGAAAAAAGGAGTCCTGGAATGGAATAATGACGACCAACCTCTCCCTGGAGTTCCTGGAAGCCTATCGGATTTATGCCATGCGCTGGTCCCTCGAGGTCTTCTTCAAGGAAACCAAGGGATTGCTGGGTATGGGCAAGTGCCAGTCCCGGAACTTCGCAGCGCAGCTTGCCGCAACCACGATCACGGCCTTGCAATACAATTTGCTTTCCCTGGCCAAAAGGTTCACCAGTTATGAGACCATTGGCGGAATCTTCAGGGATGTGCAACACTCTGGCATGGAGCTCTCCGTAACGGAGAGGATATGGGGTATTATCCTTGAAATGGTGAAAATCATGACCGGGATCTTCTCCATTGAAGAGGAAGAGATCTTCGATGCAATCATTAATAAATCGGATAATCTGGCTCACTTTATCAACTTTTATGAACTAAAATCGGCAAGTTAG